In Streptomyces sp. NBC_01707, a genomic segment contains:
- a CDS encoding TetR/AcrR family transcriptional regulator — protein MARSSLTREEVLEAAAALVRQHGPDALTMRKLAAELGTAVTSIYWHVGNRESLLDALVERTVQEMGAVRPAGRTPVARIVSVARGLRRELRARPHLIAMVHERGLTERMFLPAQQALVHEVHAAGLRGARAADAVRAVQFQTVGFLLVERNRERSPVQSPGEGDLWDTVTAEHDPALARALALPADQERLFTASMQALVNGLLATDGG, from the coding sequence GTGGCGCGATCGTCGCTGACCCGCGAAGAGGTTCTGGAAGCCGCTGCCGCCCTGGTGCGGCAGCACGGCCCGGATGCCCTCACGATGCGCAAGCTGGCCGCCGAGCTGGGCACGGCGGTCACCTCGATCTACTGGCATGTCGGCAATCGCGAGTCGCTGCTCGACGCACTGGTGGAACGCACCGTCCAGGAGATGGGCGCCGTCCGGCCGGCCGGACGGACCCCGGTGGCCCGGATCGTCTCCGTCGCCCGGGGGCTGCGCCGCGAACTGCGCGCCCGCCCCCACCTGATCGCGATGGTCCATGAACGCGGTCTCACGGAGCGGATGTTCCTGCCCGCACAGCAGGCCCTCGTCCACGAGGTGCACGCCGCGGGGCTGCGCGGGGCGCGGGCCGCCGACGCGGTACGGGCGGTGCAGTTCCAGACCGTCGGCTTCCTGCTCGTCGAACGCAACCGGGAACGTTCCCCGGTCCAGTCCCCCGGCGAGGGTGATCTCTGGGACACGGTCACGGCCGAGCACGACCCGGCACTGGCCCGGGCGCTCGCTCTCCCCGCCGACCAGGAACGACTGTTCACGGCGTCGATGCAAGCACTGGTGAACGGACTGCTCGCCACCGATGGAGGCTAG
- a CDS encoding acetoacetate decarboxylase family protein, giving the protein MARVRYGARTDAEIATARTARSELPDIWSTGVVAVWESDPDAVAAVLPPPLKPAERPLVRAAISKVELPGYPLGAGSVAVAAVHDGREGWYPLVMPMTHERALIGGREVFGEPKKLGEVTVERDGPVVRASLVRHGIAFVEVRGEVGEQLPLPEPAEKLDFYFKFLPAADGEGFDADPVLIHCIRHEKVRKLERISGDVTLRESMYDPVADLPVRRLIDLTVGEKTSDQQGRAVERVSAEALLPYIHQRYDDPQQIHDGPPQGSVR; this is encoded by the coding sequence ATGGCACGTGTACGGTACGGCGCGCGCACCGACGCCGAGATCGCGACGGCCCGCACAGCCCGCTCCGAACTCCCCGACATCTGGTCCACCGGGGTGGTCGCCGTCTGGGAGAGCGACCCCGATGCGGTGGCGGCGGTCCTGCCACCGCCCCTCAAACCCGCCGAACGCCCGCTCGTCCGCGCCGCCATCAGCAAGGTCGAGCTCCCCGGCTATCCGCTGGGCGCGGGTTCCGTCGCCGTCGCCGCCGTCCACGACGGGCGCGAGGGCTGGTATCCGCTCGTCATGCCGATGACCCACGAGCGGGCACTGATCGGCGGCCGTGAGGTCTTCGGTGAGCCGAAGAAGCTGGGCGAGGTGACCGTCGAGCGCGACGGACCGGTCGTCCGGGCCTCTCTCGTCCGGCACGGCATCGCGTTCGTCGAGGTACGCGGCGAGGTCGGCGAGCAGCTGCCGCTGCCCGAACCGGCCGAGAAGCTCGACTTCTACTTCAAGTTCCTGCCTGCCGCGGACGGTGAGGGCTTCGACGCCGATCCCGTACTGATCCACTGCATCCGTCACGAGAAGGTCCGCAAGCTCGAGCGGATCTCGGGCGACGTGACGCTGCGCGAGTCGATGTACGACCCGGTCGCCGACCTCCCCGTACGCCGGCTGATCGATCTGACCGTCGGCGAGAAGACCAGCGACCAGCAGGGCAGGGCCGTCGAGCGGGTGAGCGCCGAGGCGCTGCTGCCGTACATCCACCAGCGGTACGACGACCCGCAGCAGATCCACGACGGCCCGCCGCAGGGGAGTGTCCGATGA
- a CDS encoding SDR family NAD(P)-dependent oxidoreductase, translating into MRLGEGQVAVVTGAAGGIGLAMARRFAAEGLKVVLADVEEGALDKAAAELREGGAYVLARVVDVGERESVQALADAVYDTFGAVHVLCNNAGVGSGAEGRMWEHEPNDWKWAFAVNVWGVFHGIQAFVPRMIEGGEPGRVVNTSSGDGGIAPLPTASVYAVTKSAVVTMTESLYAHLKAEGSAVGASVLFPGPHMLRTGLWESHRNRPERYAKERPRRTPYRSLDQWESAMRAAGHEVEFTPVEEVAGAVVDGIRADRFWLLPPSEHSDRQIRARSQSMLDRANPSYLESFILD; encoded by the coding sequence ATGAGGCTGGGGGAGGGGCAGGTCGCCGTCGTCACCGGCGCCGCCGGCGGTATCGGGCTCGCGATGGCCCGCAGGTTCGCGGCCGAGGGGCTGAAGGTCGTACTGGCCGACGTGGAGGAGGGTGCGCTCGACAAGGCGGCGGCCGAGCTGCGCGAGGGCGGCGCGTACGTGCTGGCTCGGGTCGTCGACGTCGGTGAGCGGGAATCCGTCCAGGCTCTCGCCGACGCCGTGTACGACACCTTCGGCGCCGTCCATGTGCTGTGCAACAACGCGGGCGTCGGCTCCGGTGCCGAGGGCCGGATGTGGGAGCACGAGCCGAACGACTGGAAGTGGGCGTTCGCCGTCAATGTGTGGGGCGTCTTCCACGGCATCCAGGCCTTCGTGCCCCGGATGATCGAGGGCGGCGAGCCCGGCCGGGTCGTCAACACCTCGTCCGGCGACGGCGGCATCGCCCCGCTGCCCACCGCCTCCGTCTACGCGGTCACCAAGTCCGCCGTCGTCACGATGACCGAGTCGCTCTACGCGCATCTGAAGGCGGAGGGCTCGGCGGTCGGCGCCTCGGTGCTCTTCCCCGGCCCGCACATGCTCCGTACCGGACTGTGGGAGTCGCACCGCAACCGGCCCGAGCGGTACGCCAAGGAGCGGCCGCGCCGGACCCCGTACCGCAGCCTCGACCAGTGGGAGTCCGCCATGAGGGCGGCGGGCCACGAGGTCGAGTTCACACCGGTGGAGGAGGTCGCGGGCGCGGTCGTGGACGGGATCCGCGCGGACCGCTTCTGGCTGCTCCCGCCGAGCGAGCACAGCGACCGGCAGATCCGCGCCAGGTCGCAGTCGATGCTCGACCGGGCGAACCCGTCGTACCTGGAGAGCTTCATACTCGACTGA
- a CDS encoding amidohydrolase family protein, producing the protein MTDPYLIISSDCHAGLPTEEYRPYLDARFHREFGDFLDGRDRRREEMTRLGVRNEAFADKWFHDNEEGLRGGWDAAQRLKELDGDGVAAEVVFPDADAVDSRTAAPFGVGLGLSGDQDPELGMAGAQAHNRWLADFVSQNPERHCGVALLPVTGEVDRVVAEIHRAKESGLGALMIPSMWVDKAPYHERRYDPVWAAAAETGMPVVTHSGAAPRHEYGDHLGIYVSEVTWWPSRPLWFLLWSGAFERHPGLRFGVAESGCWWLPNLLWFMDRLYLGAHGGKKLSPFAELKRPPHEYLDRQVFICATNTKRRELAQRYEIGVDNILWGSDFPHPEGTWPNTADWLRATFHDIPVAETRRMLGLAAAEVFGFDTAKLAPIARRIGPTPQELGQSADQTAVEASWARSREVGRHWLTDHDFPVLGVG; encoded by the coding sequence ATGACCGACCCGTATCTGATCATCTCCTCCGACTGCCACGCCGGACTGCCCACCGAGGAGTACCGGCCCTATCTGGACGCCCGGTTCCACCGGGAGTTCGGCGACTTCCTCGACGGGCGAGACCGCCGCCGTGAGGAGATGACCCGCCTCGGCGTACGCAACGAGGCCTTCGCCGACAAGTGGTTCCACGACAACGAGGAAGGGCTGAGGGGAGGTTGGGACGCCGCGCAGCGACTGAAGGAGCTCGACGGCGACGGGGTGGCGGCCGAGGTCGTCTTCCCGGACGCGGACGCCGTCGACAGCCGGACCGCCGCCCCGTTCGGCGTCGGCCTCGGCCTCTCCGGCGACCAGGACCCGGAACTGGGCATGGCCGGCGCACAGGCCCACAACCGGTGGCTCGCCGACTTCGTCTCGCAGAACCCCGAACGGCACTGCGGAGTAGCCCTGTTGCCCGTCACGGGTGAGGTCGACCGTGTCGTCGCCGAGATCCACCGGGCCAAGGAGTCGGGTCTCGGGGCGCTGATGATCCCCTCCATGTGGGTGGACAAGGCGCCGTACCACGAACGCCGTTACGACCCCGTATGGGCGGCCGCCGCCGAGACGGGGATGCCGGTCGTCACACACTCCGGCGCGGCCCCGCGTCACGAATACGGCGACCACCTGGGGATCTACGTCTCCGAGGTCACCTGGTGGCCGTCCCGCCCGCTCTGGTTCCTGCTCTGGTCGGGCGCCTTCGAACGCCACCCGGGGCTGAGGTTCGGCGTCGCCGAGTCCGGCTGCTGGTGGCTGCCGAACCTGCTCTGGTTCATGGACCGGCTCTATCTGGGCGCCCATGGCGGAAAGAAGCTGTCGCCGTTCGCCGAGCTGAAGCGGCCCCCGCACGAGTACCTGGACCGCCAGGTGTTCATCTGCGCCACCAACACCAAGCGACGCGAGCTCGCCCAGCGCTACGAGATCGGCGTCGACAACATCCTGTGGGGCAGCGACTTCCCGCACCCCGAAGGCACCTGGCCGAACACCGCCGACTGGTTGCGCGCCACCTTCCACGACATCCCGGTGGCCGAGACCCGCCGGATGCTGGGACTCGCCGCGGCCGAGGTCTTCGGCTTCGACACGGCGAAGCTCGCGCCGATCGCCCGGCGTATCGGCCCGACCCCGCAGGAGCTGGGCCAGAGTGCCGACCAGACGGCGGTCGAAGCGTCCTGGGCTCGCTCGCGCGAGGTCGGCCGGCACTGGCTGACGGACCACGACTTCCCGGTCCTGGGGGTCGGCTGA
- a CDS encoding amidohydrolase family protein: protein MSRERYTVISADCHAGADLLDYKPYLEARYHEDFDAWAAAYVNPYADLLADTADRNWNSARRLAELAADGIVAEVVFPNTVPPFFPSASLMAPAPSPQEYEQRWAGLRAHNRWLADFCADAPGRRAGVAQILLNDPAEAVREVHRTKEAGLTGGILLPGTPPGSGIPELYSQVYDPLWAVCEELDVPVNHHGGSASPPLGDEPAARAVFMVETTWFSHRALWHLIFGGAFRRHPGLKLVLTEQGSGWIPGVVEMLDYYHGRLVAAASRASTAESKFGAGLAASMGASPGEVWRDNCFVGASFMRPHEVPLRDRIGLDKIMWGSDYPHDEGTAPYSREGLRIAYAGLPPDEIAAMVGGNAARVYGFDLAVLDRIAATAGPTVDEIAEPLKEAPADATSPAFAPGGSVRVW, encoded by the coding sequence ATGTCCCGCGAGCGCTACACCGTCATCTCCGCCGACTGCCACGCGGGCGCCGACCTGCTCGATTACAAGCCCTACCTGGAGGCCAGGTACCACGAGGATTTCGACGCCTGGGCGGCGGCGTACGTCAATCCGTACGCGGACCTCCTCGCCGACACCGCCGACCGCAACTGGAACTCCGCACGCCGCCTCGCCGAGCTGGCGGCGGACGGCATCGTCGCGGAGGTCGTCTTCCCCAACACCGTCCCACCGTTCTTCCCCTCGGCCTCCCTGATGGCCCCCGCGCCCTCACCGCAGGAGTACGAACAGCGCTGGGCGGGCCTGCGCGCCCACAACCGCTGGCTCGCCGACTTCTGCGCCGACGCGCCCGGCCGGCGGGCGGGCGTCGCGCAGATCCTCCTCAACGACCCGGCGGAGGCGGTCCGCGAGGTCCACCGCACCAAGGAGGCGGGGCTCACCGGCGGCATCCTGCTGCCCGGCACCCCGCCGGGATCCGGCATCCCGGAGCTGTACTCCCAGGTGTACGACCCGCTGTGGGCGGTCTGCGAGGAGCTGGACGTGCCGGTGAACCACCACGGCGGTTCGGCCTCCCCGCCGCTCGGCGACGAACCGGCGGCGCGCGCCGTCTTCATGGTGGAGACGACCTGGTTCTCCCACCGGGCGCTGTGGCACCTGATCTTCGGCGGGGCCTTCCGCCGCCACCCCGGACTGAAGCTCGTCCTCACCGAACAGGGCTCCGGCTGGATCCCGGGCGTCGTCGAGATGCTCGACTACTACCACGGCCGGCTGGTCGCCGCGGCCTCCCGGGCGTCCACCGCCGAGTCCAAGTTCGGTGCGGGGCTTGCCGCTTCGATGGGAGCGAGCCCCGGTGAGGTCTGGCGCGACAACTGCTTCGTCGGCGCCAGCTTCATGCGCCCCCACGAGGTGCCGCTGCGCGACCGGATCGGCCTCGACAAGATCATGTGGGGCAGCGACTACCCGCACGACGAGGGCACCGCCCCCTATTCGCGGGAGGGCCTGCGGATCGCGTACGCCGGACTCCCGCCCGACGAGATCGCGGCGATGGTCGGCGGTAACGCGGCCCGCGTGTACGGCTTCGACCTGGCCGTGCTCGACCGCATCGCTGCGACGGCCGGCCCGACGGTCGACGAGATCGCCGAACCGCTCAAGGAGGCCCCGGCCGACGCGACCAGCCCGGCCTTCGCGCCGGGCGGGTCGGTCCGTGTCTGGTGA
- a CDS encoding VIT family protein, which yields MTDTQAHDESHGNGLGARLNWLRAAVLGANDGVVSTAGIVVGVAGATGDRGALLTAGLAGLLAGSMSMAAGEYVSVSTQRDSEQAALATEKRELQETPEAELAELSGLLEGKGLSREVAREAAVQLTERDALRAHAEVELGIDPDDLTNPWHAAGASFLAFTAGALLPLLAIVLPPAWLRLVVTVLAVLAALALTGWWSARLGDAAVGRAVLRNMGGGAVAMGVTYAAGALLGAVGV from the coding sequence GTGACGGATACCCAGGCGCATGACGAGTCCCACGGCAACGGCCTCGGCGCGCGGCTGAACTGGTTGCGCGCCGCGGTCCTCGGCGCCAACGACGGCGTGGTCTCCACGGCGGGCATCGTCGTCGGCGTCGCCGGAGCCACCGGCGACCGCGGTGCCCTCCTGACGGCGGGCCTCGCCGGACTGCTGGCCGGATCCATGTCGATGGCGGCCGGCGAATACGTGTCGGTGTCCACCCAGCGCGACTCGGAGCAGGCCGCGCTCGCGACGGAGAAGCGGGAGCTGCAGGAGACCCCGGAGGCGGAACTCGCCGAGCTGTCCGGTCTGTTGGAGGGCAAGGGGCTGAGCCGGGAAGTCGCCCGCGAGGCCGCCGTCCAGCTCACCGAACGCGATGCGCTGCGCGCCCACGCGGAGGTGGAGCTGGGGATCGACCCGGACGACCTGACGAACCCCTGGCACGCCGCCGGCGCGAGCTTCCTGGCCTTCACGGCGGGAGCGCTGCTGCCGCTGCTGGCGATCGTGCTGCCACCGGCGTGGCTGCGGCTGGTCGTCACCGTGCTGGCGGTACTGGCGGCGCTGGCGCTCACCGGTTGGTGGAGCGCGCGGCTGGGCGACGCGGCGGTGGGACGCGCGGTGCTGCGGAACATGGGTGGGGGAGCGGTGGCCATGGGGGTCACCTATGCGGCGGGGGCGTTGCTGGGAGCGGTCGGGGTCTGA
- a CDS encoding sterol desaturase family protein, with the protein MEPNLPDVVLWSIPAFVLLTVVEMVSARIHPDEDAAGYETKDAVTSVTMGLGSLVFDLLWKVPIVAIYTAVYELTPLRVPVLWWTILLMLLAQDFFYYWSHRGHHVIRILWACHVVHHSSRKFNLTTALRQPWTSLTVWPFYVPLIACGVHPAALAFCSSANLVYQFWVHTERIDKLPRPFEYVLNTPSHHRVHHASQGGYLDRNFGGILILWDRLFGSFAAETERPVYGLTKNIATYNPLRVATHEYAAIARDVRAADSWGERAGRIFRGPGWQPASTADSTTASTAVPVPESTG; encoded by the coding sequence ATGGAGCCGAACCTGCCCGATGTCGTGCTGTGGTCCATACCGGCCTTCGTCCTGCTCACCGTTGTCGAAATGGTCAGCGCCCGCATCCACCCCGATGAGGACGCCGCGGGGTACGAGACCAAGGACGCCGTCACCAGCGTCACCATGGGACTCGGCAGTCTCGTGTTCGATCTGCTGTGGAAAGTGCCCATCGTGGCCATCTACACCGCGGTCTACGAGCTGACCCCGCTCCGCGTTCCCGTCCTGTGGTGGACGATCCTGCTGATGCTGCTCGCGCAGGACTTCTTCTACTACTGGTCCCACCGCGGCCACCACGTCATCCGGATCCTCTGGGCCTGCCATGTGGTCCACCACTCCAGCCGGAAGTTCAACCTCACCACCGCGCTGCGCCAGCCCTGGACCTCGCTGACCGTCTGGCCGTTCTACGTGCCGCTCATCGCCTGCGGTGTGCATCCGGCGGCGCTGGCGTTCTGCTCGTCGGCCAATCTCGTCTACCAGTTCTGGGTGCACACCGAGCGGATCGACAAGCTGCCCAGGCCCTTCGAGTACGTACTGAACACGCCCTCCCACCACCGCGTGCACCACGCCTCCCAGGGCGGCTATCTCGACCGGAACTTCGGCGGCATCCTGATCCTGTGGGACCGGCTCTTCGGCTCCTTCGCCGCAGAGACGGAGCGGCCCGTCTACGGGCTCACGAAGAACATCGCCACCTACAACCCGCTGCGCGTCGCGACGCACGAATACGCCGCGATCGCCCGGGACGTGCGGGCGGCGGACAGCTGGGGTGAGCGGGCCGGCCGGATCTTCCGCGGACCGGGCTGGCAGCCGGCGTCGACGGCCGACTCGACCACCGCCTCCACCGCCGTTCCCGTCCCGGAGAGCACCGGATGA
- a CDS encoding lysoplasmalogenase, protein MSAGAVTDARARFVRPLLIAFLVASAVDLAGVLADVRLAHLVAKPLLMPLLAGYAAARRGPRLLVAALLFGWGGDTFLLPDADAAFLIGMGSFAAGHVCYLWLFGRARSSVLLGAGYAAVLVGFVALIWGGLPADLRIPMAGYSLLLAAMAYRAGTRGRYAALGGALFLLSDALIATGIADWPQLPAPDFWVMLTYIVAQLLLTVGVLTPGPEGTAAATGAYGERSISI, encoded by the coding sequence ATGAGCGCCGGAGCCGTCACGGACGCCCGGGCACGGTTCGTACGCCCCCTGCTCATCGCGTTTCTCGTGGCCTCCGCCGTCGACCTCGCGGGCGTCCTCGCCGATGTGCGTCTCGCCCACCTCGTCGCCAAGCCGCTGCTGATGCCGCTGCTCGCCGGGTACGCCGCCGCCCGCCGCGGTCCCCGGCTGCTCGTCGCCGCGCTGCTCTTCGGCTGGGGCGGCGACACGTTCCTGCTGCCCGACGCCGATGCCGCTTTCCTCATCGGCATGGGTTCCTTCGCCGCGGGCCACGTCTGTTATCTGTGGCTCTTCGGGCGGGCCCGCAGCTCCGTACTGCTCGGCGCGGGGTACGCCGCGGTCCTCGTCGGCTTCGTCGCCCTCATCTGGGGCGGGCTCCCCGCTGACCTGCGGATCCCGATGGCCGGCTACAGCCTGCTGCTCGCCGCGATGGCCTACCGGGCCGGCACCCGCGGCCGGTACGCCGCACTCGGCGGGGCACTCTTCCTGCTGTCCGACGCGCTCATCGCCACCGGCATCGCCGACTGGCCACAGCTGCCCGCGCCGGACTTCTGGGTCATGCTCACGTACATCGTGGCGCAGCTCCTGCTGACCGTCGGGGTGCTCACACCGGGCCCGGAAGGAACCGCTGCCGCCACCGGGGCGTACGGTGAGCGGAGTATCAGCATCTGA
- a CDS encoding zinc-dependent alcohol dehydrogenase family protein produces the protein MRATVIHAPRDIRVQEVPDPTIQQPTDVVLRVLRACICGSDLWAYRGEAARLPGQRIGHEFIGIVEEAGPEVSGFARGDLVVAPFVWSDGTCEYCAEGLTTSCPQGGFWGSVGSDGGQGEAVRVPFADGTLVKLPAAAASDDRLLTALLALSDVLGTGHHAAIGAGVKPGSTVAVVGDGAVGLCGVMAAKRLGAERIIALGRHQVRTDIARTFGATDVVAERGEAAVAAVRELTGGAGAHAVIEAVGTEQSMRTAVGITRDGGSIGYVGVPHGSGTGLDLGVMFDRNIALRGGVAPVRTYIPELLPDVLAGTIDPSPVFDLTIGLDEVPVGYKAMDERTALKVLIKP, from the coding sequence ATGCGCGCCACTGTCATCCACGCCCCCCGCGACATCCGTGTCCAGGAGGTGCCGGACCCGACGATCCAGCAGCCCACCGATGTGGTGCTGCGGGTCCTGCGGGCCTGCATCTGCGGCAGCGACCTGTGGGCGTACCGTGGCGAGGCCGCCCGCCTGCCCGGCCAGCGCATCGGCCACGAGTTCATCGGGATCGTCGAGGAGGCGGGACCGGAGGTCAGCGGCTTCGCGCGCGGTGACCTCGTCGTGGCCCCCTTCGTCTGGTCCGACGGCACCTGCGAGTACTGCGCCGAGGGCCTGACGACGTCCTGCCCGCAGGGCGGTTTCTGGGGCTCGGTCGGCTCCGACGGCGGGCAGGGCGAGGCCGTGCGTGTCCCCTTCGCCGACGGCACGCTGGTCAAGCTCCCGGCCGCCGCCGCGTCCGACGACCGCCTGCTCACGGCGCTCCTGGCGCTGTCCGACGTGCTCGGCACGGGGCACCACGCCGCCATCGGCGCGGGCGTGAAGCCCGGCAGCACGGTCGCGGTCGTCGGTGACGGGGCGGTCGGCCTCTGCGGCGTCATGGCCGCGAAGCGACTCGGCGCCGAGCGGATCATCGCGCTCGGCCGCCACCAGGTGCGCACGGACATCGCCCGCACCTTCGGCGCCACGGACGTCGTCGCCGAGCGCGGCGAAGCAGCCGTCGCGGCCGTACGGGAACTGACCGGCGGCGCGGGCGCCCACGCCGTGATCGAGGCAGTCGGCACCGAGCAGTCGATGCGCACGGCGGTCGGGATCACCCGCGACGGCGGCTCGATCGGCTACGTCGGCGTGCCGCACGGCAGCGGCACCGGCCTCGACCTCGGCGTCATGTTCGACCGGAACATAGCCCTGCGCGGCGGCGTCGCCCCCGTGCGCACGTACATTCCGGAACTGCTCCCCGACGTCCTGGCCGGCACGATCGACCCGTCGCCCGTCTTCGACCTCACCATCGGCCTCGACGAGGTTCCCGTCGGCTACAAGGCCATGGACGAGCGCACGGCGCTGAAGGTCCTCATCAAGCCGTAG
- a CDS encoding CoA transferase, with amino-acid sequence MADVIDTRSSGTEQAWTALGGDPALLDRIDGGGPAGLLPARLPVMELARSTVAVCALAAAELAARRAGSTGGPVGRVRVDDGAVATAFLSERHLRVDGRAPTNFAPLSRFWRTADGWVRTHANYPHHRTRLLAALGLPADAGVDAVAAVLAERRAVEIEETVYAAGGLAVALRTPEEWAAHEQGSAVATRPLLTLDRTEGPGQVGARRLPAVSGSPLLPAAGVRVLDLTRVLAGPVATRTLALLGADVLRIDAPQLPESQDAHNDTGFGKRSVSLDLGDRADRATFDELLAAADVLVTGYRPGALETYGLTPETLAVRRPGLVLAQVSAWGRYGPWHERRGFDSLVQVATGIAAVEGDAGTPGALPAQALDHGTGYLLAAGVLRALTEQHDEGGSRLLRLALGQTAHWLCGGLTRTPDSYGPSAAYDLSETYDPEKYLGSTDSASGRLRHALPPVSFAGGPTDWSRPPGRLGADAPKWLTTTA; translated from the coding sequence ATGGCAGATGTGATCGACACGCGGAGCTCCGGGACGGAGCAGGCATGGACCGCCCTCGGCGGCGATCCGGCACTTCTGGACCGTATCGACGGCGGCGGACCGGCCGGGCTGCTGCCCGCGCGGCTGCCCGTCATGGAGCTGGCCCGTTCCACCGTCGCGGTCTGCGCGCTGGCCGCCGCCGAGCTGGCCGCGCGCCGTGCGGGCAGCACCGGCGGGCCGGTCGGGCGGGTCCGGGTCGACGACGGTGCGGTGGCCACCGCGTTCCTCAGCGAGCGCCATCTGCGGGTCGACGGGCGCGCGCCGACCAATTTCGCCCCGCTGTCCCGGTTCTGGCGGACGGCCGACGGCTGGGTCCGCACCCACGCCAACTACCCGCACCACCGGACCCGGTTGCTCGCCGCTCTCGGCCTGCCCGCCGATGCCGGAGTGGACGCGGTGGCCGCGGTGCTCGCCGAGCGGCGGGCGGTGGAGATCGAGGAGACGGTGTACGCCGCGGGCGGTCTGGCCGTCGCACTGCGTACCCCCGAGGAGTGGGCGGCGCACGAGCAGGGCTCCGCCGTCGCCACACGCCCGCTGCTGACGCTCGACCGGACCGAGGGGCCGGGGCAGGTGGGTGCACGCCGCCTTCCCGCCGTGTCGGGCTCGCCGCTGCTGCCCGCCGCCGGAGTCCGGGTTCTCGATCTGACCCGTGTCCTGGCCGGCCCGGTGGCCACCCGCACGCTGGCGCTGCTGGGCGCGGACGTCCTGCGGATCGATGCGCCGCAGCTGCCGGAGAGCCAGGACGCCCACAACGACACGGGGTTCGGCAAACGGTCGGTCTCCCTGGATCTGGGCGACCGCGCGGACCGGGCGACGTTCGACGAACTGCTCGCCGCCGCCGATGTGCTGGTCACCGGATACCGGCCGGGCGCGCTGGAGACGTACGGCCTGACGCCGGAGACGCTCGCCGTACGCCGTCCCGGTCTGGTCCTTGCTCAGGTGTCCGCGTGGGGGCGGTACGGGCCGTGGCACGAACGGCGCGGCTTCGACAGTCTGGTGCAGGTGGCCACCGGGATCGCCGCCGTGGAGGGGGACGCCGGGACGCCGGGCGCACTGCCCGCACAGGCCCTCGACCACGGCACCGGCTATCTGCTGGCGGCGGGAGTGCTGCGGGCGCTGACCGAGCAGCACGACGAGGGCGGTTCGCGGCTGCTGCGGCTGGCGCTGGGGCAGACGGCGCACTGGCTCTGCGGCGGGCTCACCCGCACGCCGGACTCGTACGGCCCGTCGGCGGCGTACGACCTCTCGGAGACGTACGACCCCGAGAAGTATCTCGGCTCCACGGACAGCGCGTCGGGCCGGCTGCGTCATGCCCTGCCGCCGGTGTCCTTCGCGGGCGGCCCGACGGACTGGTCACGTCCGCCGGGCCGGTTGGGCGCGGATGCGCCGAAGTGGCTTACCACTACGGCTTGA